The Actinomadura graeca nucleotide sequence CGGGAAGCGGCGCCGCCGCCCGCTGGCACGGCCGCTGACGCGGCTGCTGGCGAACCTGCTCATCGTGGTCACCGGCGCGCGGCTGCGCCTCGTCACCGAGGACGAGCGGACCCGGTTCGTCAACCTCGGCGCGCTCATGACGCTGACCGCCGGGCTGGCCGTGTTCTCGGCCTCGGCCATGGCGGCGATGGCGGCCAACTCCTCGATCGTCTCGAAGCTGCCGGTGGGGCTGGTCTTCGGCGCGTTCGTCCTGTTCATCGACCGGTCGGTCACGAGCCAGGTCGCGCCGTACCGCAACGTGAAGATCACCGTCAAGACCGTCCCGGCCACGACCGGACGGCCCGCGCGGACGACCGGGAAGACCGGCACGAACGCCAAGACCGGCACGAACGCCAAGACCGGCACGAGCGCGAAGACCGGCACGAACGCGGCGTCCAGGCCACCGGCGCGGCACGGACGAGGACCCCGGACGGCCGTCAAGGTGACCGCGACCATGGACCCGCCCAAGACGAACTGGTCGGTGCTCGCGCCCCGCGTCCTCATCACGGTGGTGGCATCGCTCCTGGTCTCGGAGATCCTGCTGGTGATGGCCTTCAGCGGAATAATCGGCGAGCAGGCCGCGGCCGACCGCGAAGCGGCGCTGCGCAAGACCATCGCGAGGATCGACGAGCGCCACAACGCCGACGCACGTCCTCTCCAGGAGGAGATCAAGGCGCAGGACAAGGCCGTCGAGAAGCTGCGCACCGAATACGCCAAGGTGCAGCGGCAGGCCGCCTGCCAGCGCGCCGGCACCTGCGGGCCGATCGGTGAGGGACCGCTGTTCGACGACGCCACCGCCAGGCTCAAGGACATCAAGGCCGCCCTCGCCAAGGAGGAGCGGGCCGCCTCCACGGTGCGGGAACGCGACGGCGGGAAGCTCGAAGAGCTGCGGACGCAGCGCCGCGCCGAGATCGACACCGCGCGGAGGAAGAGCGCGGACGTGCAGGACCTCCTGGCCAAGGAGGAGGCGTTCCGCAAGGTCACCAAGCGGAACGGTGTCGTCATGGTGATCCGCCTGCTGCTGATGGCGCTGCTGCTGGCCATGGACATCGCCCCGATCCTCCACAAGCTGACCAGCAAGGCGGAGGCGCACGACCGGCGTGTCCGCAACGCCGAGCTGGCGGCGCTGGTGAAGGCGGAGGTCGAGCGCTTCAAGAGGCAGCGGGACGTGGAGATGGCGACGGCGGCCGACCTCGAACGTCGCGAGGCGCTCTTCTTGCAGGAGCACGAGACGTTCCGACACGAGCTCATCATCCGCAAAGACGAGGAGCGGCTCGCCTACCAGAAAGAGCGGCTGCGGTTGCGCAAGCGGCGCGAACGGCTCATGAAGCCCAAGGCGTCCCCTCGCAGGCGGGCGAGCGTGACCGACCTCAACGCCAAGCGCAAGAAGCGGGCCTAGCCCGGCCTGCCGGGGGTGAGGTCGCGGGGACGGTCAGAACTCTTCGAGGGCGTGCGGGGCGGCGGCGACCAGCGCCGCGGGGTCGGCGGCGGCGACGGCCTCCAGCAGCGCGTAGGGCGATGCGCTGGTCAAGGCGTCCGCGAGGAGCCGCCGGGCCTCGTCCGCTCCGGCCTGCCCGACCATCGCGGTCACCACCGCCGCCTGCTCGTGCGGGTTCGTGAGGGAGTGGCCGATGGCCGTCGCCCGCTTCAGGTCGCCGTTCCGCGCCGCCGCCGTGGCCACCACCATCAGCGCCTGGGCCTTCTCGTACGGGTGGGTGATGGTGCCGGCGATGCGTTCGGCACGCTCCAGGTCCCCGTGCTCGGCGGCGGTCGCGGACACCGCCATCAGCGCCTGGGTCTGCTCGTAGGCGTGGGGGACGACGCGGCAGATGCTCTCCGCCAGCTCCGCGAGTTCCCGCGCGCGGTACAGATCCCCGCCCTTGCCCGCGGTCCCCGCGAGGGCCATGAACACCTTGGCCCGCAGGAAGGGGTTGGTGACGGAGGTGGCGATGTCCACCGCACGCTTCATGGCGCCGTTCTGGGCCGCCGCCACGGCCACCGCCATCACCGCCACGGCGTCTTCGTGCGACGAGGGGATCGAGTGGGCGATCCTTTCGGCGCGGTCCAGGTCGCCGGTCTTCGCCAGCGCTCCGGCGAGCGAGCCGCGGGCCTGGAGCTTCTCGAACGAGTCCTTCATGGAGTTGAAGGTCCCCTCGGCCGATCTCAGCAGCTCCAAGGCCCTGTCCGGGTCGACTTTCCCGGCCACGGCGACGGCCAGTTCCGTGAGCGCCTGCGTCCGTTCATAGAGAGAACGGATCGACAGGGCGAGGCGTTCGGCGCGGTCCAGGTCACCGCCCTCCAAGGCGACGGTGGCCAGCTTCCGGAACGCCTGGGCCTGTTCATAGGACGAGCGAATGGGCCGGGCGATGCGTTCGGCGCGTTCCATGTCGCCGCTCACGGCGACGGCGGTGCTCAGCAGCCGCTGCGCCCGGGCCCGCTCGACAGGGGTGTCGATGGATCGGATGACACGTTCGGCGTGTGCCAGGTCGCCGCCGCCGACGGTGGCGACGGCCAGCTCCGTCAACGCCTGGGTGCGCTCCTGGGCGAAGGGGATGGACTCCGCGAACCGCTCGGCGCGGTCGATGTCGCCGGTGCGGGCCACGGAGACGGCCAGCGCCCGCAGTGCCCGCGTCCGTTCGTAGTCGTCGTCGATGGACCGGCTGAGCTTCTCGGCGCGTTCCAGATCGCCGTTCCCGGCCACGGCGACGGCCAGCTCCGCTAACGCCTGGGCCTGCTCGTAGGCGTCGGGGATCGACCGGGCGATCCGTTCCGCGCAGTCCGCGTCACCGCTGATGGCGACGGCCCTGGCCAATAAGACGTGCGCGCGGGCCTGTTCCAGGGGGTGGCTGATCGAGCGGGCGA carries:
- a CDS encoding DUF4407 domain-containing protein, which codes for MPAPKSGPRSATPKKTSVGKGPPRRRPPRTAQAEPAEPAPRPGKRRRRPLARPLTRLLANLLIVVTGARLRLVTEDERTRFVNLGALMTLTAGLAVFSASAMAAMAANSSIVSKLPVGLVFGAFVLFIDRSVTSQVAPYRNVKITVKTVPATTGRPARTTGKTGTNAKTGTNAKTGTSAKTGTNAASRPPARHGRGPRTAVKVTATMDPPKTNWSVLAPRVLITVVASLLVSEILLVMAFSGIIGEQAAADREAALRKTIARIDERHNADARPLQEEIKAQDKAVEKLRTEYAKVQRQAACQRAGTCGPIGEGPLFDDATARLKDIKAALAKEERAASTVRERDGGKLEELRTQRRAEIDTARRKSADVQDLLAKEEAFRKVTKRNGVVMVIRLLLMALLLAMDIAPILHKLTSKAEAHDRRVRNAELAALVKAEVERFKRQRDVEMATAADLERREALFLQEHETFRHELIIRKDEERLAYQKERLRLRKRRERLMKPKASPRRRASVTDLNAKRKKRA